Proteins from a single region of Sporosarcina sp. P33:
- the recX gene encoding recombination regulator RecX, which translates to MPLITKISQQKRDSERYNIFLDGQYAFSVHESVLVKFELTKGMTLDDWASDEIVYADQIEKAFNRALHYLSFRMRSEMEVKKKLLEKDYGEAVVLEAIVKLKRLGFLDDEAFSEALVRTEKNSSLKGPRAIQQSLYKKGIPKELQTQALEEYTMEDQLANAMKLAEKTMRSNSQQPPAQVKQKIQNTLARKGFSYQQISEVLSNVTIERDEDEWSEITSAFGEKAWRRYQSKYAGSDLRQRVKQSMYQKGIPLSQIDQFIEMKRNEEDGY; encoded by the coding sequence GTGCCGCTTATTACCAAAATATCACAACAAAAACGAGATAGCGAACGTTATAATATTTTCCTTGACGGTCAATATGCTTTCAGTGTCCATGAATCGGTGCTGGTGAAATTTGAACTTACAAAAGGAATGACACTGGACGACTGGGCATCAGATGAAATTGTCTATGCAGATCAGATTGAAAAAGCGTTTAACAGAGCGCTTCATTATTTATCATTTCGAATGCGAAGTGAAATGGAAGTCAAAAAGAAGCTGCTTGAAAAAGACTACGGAGAAGCAGTTGTCCTCGAAGCGATTGTAAAATTAAAGCGATTAGGCTTTTTAGATGATGAAGCATTTTCTGAAGCGCTTGTTCGTACAGAAAAAAACAGTTCGTTGAAGGGTCCGCGTGCGATTCAGCAATCCCTTTATAAGAAAGGTATACCCAAAGAACTTCAAACTCAAGCATTGGAGGAATATACAATGGAAGATCAACTGGCTAATGCAATGAAGCTTGCTGAAAAAACGATGCGTTCAAACAGTCAGCAGCCGCCTGCACAAGTGAAGCAGAAGATTCAAAACACATTAGCAAGAAAAGGATTTTCCTATCAGCAAATATCAGAAGTTCTCAGCAATGTAACGATTGAACGTGATGAGGATGAATGGTCCGAAATTACGTCCGCATTTGGGGAAAAGGCATGGAGACGCTATCAAAGCAAATATGCCGGCTCTGATCTCAGACAGCGTGTGAAACAATCGATGTACCAAAAAGGGATTCCGCTGAGTCAGATTGACCAATTTATTGAAATGAAAAGGAATGAAGAAGATGGATACTGA
- a CDS encoding TIGR01777 family oxidoreductase, which translates to MRVVITGGTGFIGSILTEKLKKKGHEVIIFTRKPSSHHNGVQYVQWLTDHASPENEAGHVDAFINLAGVSIDDGRWTEERKKQIRDSRMTATQEVLRIMRVLPAKPEVLVNASAIGIYPPSLTAQYTEESTAVGNDFLAKTVYDWEGLARQAAELGVRTVCTRFGIVLGKDGGALPLIKLPYQLFAGGKIGSGNQWFSWVHVEDVANAIIFSLENKAVEGPVNVVAPSPMHMNAFGKTIGKVLHRPHWFPVPSFAMKAALGEKSIVVLQGQHVLPQKLLANGFTFDYPSLRPALENLLK; encoded by the coding sequence ATGAGAGTGGTTATAACAGGGGGAACAGGATTCATTGGCAGCATCTTAACTGAGAAATTAAAGAAAAAAGGTCATGAAGTCATTATTTTTACCCGCAAGCCTTCTTCACACCATAATGGAGTTCAATATGTTCAATGGCTGACGGATCACGCTTCGCCTGAAAATGAAGCGGGACACGTGGATGCATTCATTAATTTAGCGGGAGTCTCCATTGATGACGGGCGATGGACAGAAGAACGAAAAAAGCAAATCCGCGACAGTCGGATGACGGCTACACAAGAAGTATTACGCATCATGCGGGTGCTGCCAGCTAAACCAGAAGTATTAGTGAATGCAAGCGCAATTGGAATTTATCCGCCTTCGCTCACTGCTCAATATACAGAAGAGTCGACCGCAGTCGGTAATGATTTTCTCGCCAAAACCGTCTATGATTGGGAAGGGCTTGCCCGCCAGGCAGCTGAACTCGGTGTACGCACTGTCTGCACACGCTTTGGAATAGTGCTTGGTAAAGACGGCGGTGCACTCCCACTGATCAAACTGCCTTATCAATTATTTGCAGGCGGCAAAATCGGTTCAGGCAATCAGTGGTTTTCTTGGGTACATGTAGAAGACGTTGCCAATGCAATCATTTTCTCATTGGAAAATAAGGCAGTGGAAGGTCCGGTTAATGTCGTGGCTCCAAGCCCGATGCATATGAATGCGTTTGGTAAAACGATTGGGAAAGTCCTGCACCGGCCGCATTGGTTCCCAGTTCCCAGCTTCGCAATGAAAGCGGCATTAGGTGAAAAGAGTATAGTTGTTTTGCAAGGGCAGCACGTGTTGCCGCAAAAACTGCTTGCCAACGGATTTACATTTGATTATCCTTCATTGCGTCCAGCGCTTGAAAATTTATTGAAATGA
- the pdaA gene encoding delta-lactam-biosynthetic de-N-acetylase, which yields MAHHLSGILLASCLVVFGVVMNPFTVQAQEFHWGFKKATDGVPPSAGAELDKLLDDYGAIYKGKEDKKVVYLTFDNGYENGYTESILDTLKKEKAPATFFLTGHYVKSASDLVKRMVKDGHGIGNHSYDHPNMANISEQQMEEEWKKLDEILYAATGQKRTIYARPPEGVFNAKLLQKGNELGYRHIFWSVAFIDWHRDQPKGKAYAYNELMNQLHPGAVILMHTVSSDNAEALPDFIRDAKKQGYKFHSLDQLVQEYEKGNTVTQ from the coding sequence ATGGCTCATCATCTGTCAGGAATTTTACTGGCATCGTGTTTAGTGGTGTTCGGAGTGGTCATGAACCCATTCACGGTACAGGCACAGGAATTTCATTGGGGATTTAAAAAGGCTACGGACGGAGTTCCCCCTTCTGCCGGTGCAGAGCTGGATAAATTGCTTGATGATTACGGGGCAATTTATAAAGGGAAAGAAGATAAGAAAGTCGTGTATCTGACGTTTGACAATGGATATGAAAATGGATATACCGAAAGCATTCTGGATACATTGAAAAAAGAAAAGGCACCTGCTACGTTTTTCTTGACCGGCCATTATGTAAAAAGCGCAAGCGATTTGGTTAAACGCATGGTGAAGGATGGACACGGTATTGGAAACCATTCGTATGACCATCCAAATATGGCAAACATATCTGAACAGCAAATGGAAGAGGAATGGAAGAAGCTGGACGAAATTCTTTATGCTGCGACAGGTCAAAAGCGCACGATCTACGCCCGGCCGCCTGAAGGTGTATTTAATGCAAAGTTACTGCAAAAAGGAAATGAACTTGGTTATCGGCATATTTTCTGGTCCGTTGCATTCATCGACTGGCATCGGGATCAGCCAAAGGGAAAAGCCTATGCCTACAATGAGCTGATGAATCAGCTTCATCCGGGAGCCGTAATCTTAATGCATACCGTCTCCTCCGATAATGCTGAAGCGTTGCCTGACTTCATTAGAGACGCGAAGAAGCAAGGGTATAAATTTCATTCACTTGATCAGTTAGTGCAGGAATATGAGAAAGGAAATACTGTTACACAATAA
- a CDS encoding SE1561 family protein, with protein MDNSQNKDQVVELKNRFNQFIETLEAIEPENTDLKDIDRLIMLLDELEEQMDSTKK; from the coding sequence ATGGACAATTCACAGAATAAAGACCAAGTCGTTGAACTGAAAAATCGATTCAACCAATTCATTGAAACCCTGGAGGCAATTGAACCTGAAAACACCGACCTAAAGGATATAGATCGTTTGATCATGTTACTCGATGAATTAGAAGAACAGATGGACAGCACTAAAAAATAA
- a CDS encoding fumarate hydratase produces MYIETLEKSMYDLVCETSTNLPKDVRRAILAAKEKENKGTSAAMSLDTIAKNINMADDKLSPICQDTGLPTFKIKTPVGVNQLEIKAAIVRAIEAATEKGKLRPNAVDSLTGDNSGNNLGIGLPVVKFEQWEEDYIEAKLILKGGGCENKNIQYSLPTELEGLGRAGRDLDGIRKCILHSVYQAQGQGCSAGFIGVGIGGDRSSGYDLAKEQLFRDVTDRNPVPELAQLEEYVLEKANHLGIGTMGFGGEATLLGCKIGVMHRIPASFYVSVAYNCWAYRRMAVNINAETGEIMDWHYNEGEKIAFEQPAEETKSTARIVHLQAPISEEEIRDLRVGDVVKISGRMYTGRDAIHKHLMDNDAPVDLNGQVIYHCGPVVLKNEEGKYEIKAAGPTTSIREEPYQGDIMKKFGIRAVIGKGGMGPKTLAALQEHGGVYLNGIGGAAQYYADCIKEVEGVDLLEFGIPEALWHLRVEDFTSVVTMDSHGNSLHADVDKSSLEKLSQFKEKVFS; encoded by the coding sequence ATGTACATAGAGACACTTGAGAAGAGTATGTATGACCTGGTTTGCGAAACGTCTACGAACTTGCCGAAAGACGTTCGGCGCGCAATTCTTGCTGCAAAAGAAAAAGAAAATAAAGGCACAAGCGCTGCAATGAGCTTGGATACTATCGCAAAGAACATCAATATGGCGGACGATAAACTGTCCCCGATTTGTCAGGATACAGGCCTGCCTACATTTAAGATCAAAACTCCGGTCGGCGTGAACCAATTGGAGATCAAAGCTGCAATCGTGCGGGCCATTGAGGCAGCTACGGAAAAAGGGAAACTTCGCCCGAACGCTGTCGACTCATTAACTGGCGACAACAGCGGGAACAACTTGGGCATCGGCCTGCCTGTTGTAAAGTTTGAACAATGGGAAGAAGATTATATCGAAGCAAAACTAATTCTTAAAGGCGGCGGATGTGAAAACAAGAACATCCAGTACAGTCTGCCTACTGAATTAGAAGGCCTTGGCCGCGCGGGACGCGACTTGGATGGCATCCGCAAATGTATCCTTCATTCCGTCTATCAGGCACAAGGGCAAGGCTGCTCTGCCGGATTCATCGGCGTTGGGATCGGCGGCGACCGCTCTTCAGGGTATGATTTGGCTAAAGAACAGCTTTTCCGTGACGTAACAGACCGTAATCCTGTTCCAGAACTGGCACAGCTTGAAGAGTATGTGCTGGAAAAAGCAAACCATCTTGGTATCGGCACAATGGGCTTTGGCGGCGAAGCGACATTGCTTGGATGTAAAATCGGCGTTATGCACCGCATTCCTGCCAGCTTCTACGTATCCGTCGCATATAACTGCTGGGCATACCGCCGTATGGCAGTGAACATCAATGCAGAAACCGGCGAAATTATGGACTGGCATTATAATGAAGGCGAGAAAATCGCATTCGAGCAGCCGGCAGAAGAAACAAAATCTACCGCACGTATTGTTCACCTGCAGGCGCCGATTTCGGAAGAAGAAATCCGTGATCTGCGCGTAGGTGATGTGGTGAAAATTTCAGGCCGCATGTACACTGGCCGCGATGCGATTCATAAGCACTTGATGGACAATGACGCACCGGTCGATTTAAACGGTCAAGTCATCTATCACTGCGGTCCGGTAGTTCTCAAAAACGAAGAAGGCAAGTACGAAATTAAAGCTGCCGGCCCGACCACTTCCATTCGTGAAGAACCATATCAGGGAGATATCATGAAAAAGTTCGGTATCCGCGCTGTCATCGGTAAAGGCGGCATGGGGCCTAAAACTCTCGCAGCTCTTCAGGAGCACGGCGGAGTGTACTTGAATGGAATCGGCGGCGCTGCACAGTATTATGCTGACTGTATTAAAGAAGTAGAAGGCGTAGACTTGCTGGAGTTCGGTATTCCAGAGGCGCTGTGGCATTTACGCGTAGAAGATTTCACTTCAGTCGTGACAATGGACTCTCACGGGAATAGTCTCCACGCTGACGTCGATAAATCTTCACTCGAAAAGCTATCTCAATTCAAAGAAAAAGTATTCAGCTAA
- a CDS encoding heavy metal translocating P-type ATPase yields the protein MTTFAKEQPDKQEQTIDWSARFELIAAILSGILILAAWLLSKNSADTVSITLYIAAFLIGGYAKAKEGIEETIKNKELNVEMLMVFAAIGSGIIGYWAEGAILIFIFAISGALETYTLNKSHKEISSLMEMQPEEAWLIMEDGSEKKVPTESLSIGAVLLVKPGERIPVDGQVLSGITSVDMSAINGESIPVTKQEHDELFAGTVNISGAIRMTMTKPSSETLFQKIITMVQNAQSEKSPSQQFIERFEGSYVKIVLAAVVIMMFLPHFLFGWDWTTTFYRAIVLLVVASPCALMASIMPATLAAVSNGARKGVLFKGGVHLEHLSSLKAFAFDKTGTLTTGKPVVMDFIVREGADKNETLALFAGVESMSNHPLARAIISYATELGVEPERNLHIEDVPGFGIKAETASGDIRIGNPKFVGPELAREFQNDIASALANEGKTVIFMRDEEGIVALAALQDTLREEAISAIKSLQSLGLRTVMLTGDNEKTAHAIAGEVGMDSYVAECLPEEKVVHLKKLLQEHGTVGMVGDGINDAPALATATSGIAMGEGTDVALETADVVLMQNDLNRLSYAIKLSRKMQRIVKQNVFFSIVVIAILIISNFMQVVDLPMGVIGHEGSTILVILNGLRMLNKIQ from the coding sequence ATGACTACATTTGCGAAAGAACAGCCTGATAAACAGGAACAGACGATTGACTGGTCTGCGCGATTTGAACTTATCGCAGCCATACTATCCGGTATTCTCATTCTAGCAGCATGGCTTTTAAGCAAAAATAGCGCTGATACTGTTTCCATCACGCTATATATCGCGGCGTTCTTAATAGGAGGCTACGCAAAAGCTAAGGAAGGCATCGAGGAAACGATAAAGAATAAAGAGTTAAACGTTGAGATGCTGATGGTTTTTGCGGCTATCGGTTCAGGGATTATCGGTTATTGGGCAGAAGGCGCGATCCTTATTTTCATATTTGCTATCAGCGGCGCACTGGAAACCTATACACTTAATAAGAGTCATAAAGAAATTTCTTCTTTAATGGAAATGCAGCCTGAAGAAGCGTGGCTGATCATGGAGGACGGCAGTGAAAAAAAGGTCCCTACCGAGTCGCTGTCAATCGGCGCTGTGCTGCTGGTTAAACCGGGTGAAAGAATCCCCGTGGACGGCCAAGTGCTTAGCGGCATCACCTCAGTTGATATGTCTGCTATCAACGGTGAATCCATTCCAGTAACAAAGCAGGAACATGATGAGCTATTTGCAGGCACAGTGAATATTAGCGGGGCAATCCGCATGACGATGACCAAGCCAAGCTCGGAGACACTTTTCCAAAAAATCATAACTATGGTGCAAAATGCGCAAAGTGAGAAGTCCCCTTCCCAGCAATTTATTGAACGCTTTGAAGGCTCTTATGTAAAAATCGTATTGGCGGCAGTAGTTATTATGATGTTCCTTCCCCACTTCCTGTTTGGCTGGGATTGGACCACTACATTTTACCGTGCGATTGTCTTATTAGTAGTTGCCTCCCCTTGTGCATTAATGGCTTCGATTATGCCCGCAACACTTGCGGCTGTTTCCAACGGGGCGAGAAAAGGTGTGTTATTTAAAGGCGGCGTGCACTTAGAGCACTTAAGTTCATTGAAGGCATTCGCATTTGATAAGACCGGAACACTGACGACAGGCAAGCCTGTAGTGATGGATTTTATCGTACGTGAAGGCGCAGATAAAAATGAAACCCTTGCTTTATTTGCAGGTGTGGAATCCATGTCCAATCACCCGCTGGCGAGAGCAATCATTAGCTATGCGACTGAGCTCGGAGTGGAGCCTGAACGCAATCTTCATATCGAAGACGTCCCCGGGTTCGGTATTAAGGCAGAAACCGCATCAGGTGACATTCGTATCGGGAATCCTAAATTCGTTGGGCCAGAGCTGGCGAGAGAGTTTCAGAACGATATAGCGTCTGCGCTTGCCAATGAAGGTAAAACCGTCATTTTCATGAGGGATGAAGAAGGGATCGTCGCATTGGCTGCTCTACAGGATACTTTGCGGGAAGAAGCAATCTCTGCCATTAAATCACTTCAGTCACTCGGACTACGGACCGTCATGCTGACCGGCGATAATGAAAAGACTGCCCATGCAATTGCCGGCGAGGTGGGGATGGACTCGTACGTAGCGGAGTGTCTGCCGGAAGAGAAAGTGGTTCACCTCAAAAAATTATTACAAGAGCACGGCACTGTCGGGATGGTCGGCGACGGCATTAACGACGCACCTGCGCTCGCCACCGCCACGTCAGGTATTGCAATGGGCGAAGGAACAGATGTAGCGCTTGAGACTGCAGATGTCGTTCTAATGCAGAATGATTTAAACCGGCTGTCTTACGCAATTAAGCTTTCCAGAAAGATGCAGCGGATCGTTAAGCAAAATGTATTCTTTTCAATAGTTGTAATCGCGATTCTGATCATCTCAAACTTCATGCAGGTAGTCGATCTGCCGATGGGTGTAATCGGACATGAAGGCAGTACCATCCTGGTCATTCTGAACGGCTTGCGTATGCTCAATAAAATTCAATAA
- a CDS encoding YihY/virulence factor BrkB family protein, protein MNQQKSAPPSDSEPESNTEKVKEFIQDIKDGEEDDFNPATTSGFFKHLIIRMKELDISAAGSQLAFFFLLSLFPLLIFLFTLLPYLQLDQSQIFLFIREYAPESTAALIEGVLSEVLDNRSGGLLSIGILATIWSASKGMGAVTKGLNLAYEVDDDRNFFVTKGLSIAFTIMLIATVIVALVLPIFGEPIGKFVFSFMGLEDSFLTIWTVVRFLIPPFLIFAVFSLLYWLVPGIKLHFKSILPGAVFATIGWILTSLGFSFYISNFGSYANTYGSIAGIIVLIMWLYLSAIILLLGGTINAVMKKRYDQKHPAAS, encoded by the coding sequence TTGAATCAACAAAAAAGTGCCCCTCCTTCAGATTCTGAGCCTGAATCAAACACTGAAAAAGTAAAAGAGTTTATTCAGGATATAAAGGACGGAGAAGAAGATGATTTTAATCCGGCTACTACGAGCGGGTTTTTCAAACATTTGATTATCCGTATGAAAGAATTGGATATTTCAGCGGCCGGTTCACAATTGGCTTTCTTTTTCCTTTTGTCATTATTCCCGCTATTAATCTTTCTTTTTACGTTACTGCCATACTTACAGTTAGATCAAAGTCAAATCTTTTTATTCATCCGTGAGTATGCTCCTGAAAGCACAGCTGCTTTAATTGAAGGGGTCCTCTCCGAAGTGCTTGACAATAGAAGCGGCGGCTTGCTGTCTATTGGTATTTTAGCGACGATCTGGTCAGCATCAAAGGGCATGGGGGCTGTAACAAAGGGGTTAAATCTGGCGTATGAAGTGGACGATGATAGAAACTTCTTCGTGACTAAGGGGTTATCGATTGCCTTTACGATTATGCTGATTGCAACGGTTATCGTTGCATTGGTGTTACCGATCTTTGGTGAACCGATCGGGAAGTTTGTATTCTCATTCATGGGGTTGGAAGATTCATTCCTGACAATATGGACAGTTGTGCGTTTTCTCATTCCGCCATTCCTGATTTTTGCAGTATTTTCTCTTCTGTACTGGCTCGTGCCAGGCATCAAGCTGCATTTTAAAAGTATACTTCCGGGCGCTGTATTTGCGACAATCGGATGGATTCTTACTTCACTCGGCTTCTCGTTCTATATTAGTAACTTTGGGAGCTATGCAAACACATACGGAAGTATTGCAGGAATCATCGTGTTAATTATGTGGCTTTATTTATCAGCCATTATTCTGCTGCTCGGCGGTACGATTAATGCGGTAATGAAAAAACGGTATGACCAAAAACATCCGGCGGCTTCATAA